In one Oscillospiraceae bacterium genomic region, the following are encoded:
- a CDS encoding acyl-CoA dehydrogenase encodes MGYILNDDQKSLVAMARDFCEKEVKPYAAQWDREGTFPLETYRKAMEIGYHCLEIPEEYGGGGIDYVTVAAVMEEFAKYDLGFATTLMGTTLSLKPVLMHGTPEQKKLYADVIVNGGLGAFALTEAGAGSDAAACRTTAVREGDEYVINGTKCFITNSTYANIFVVFASTNRDAGVKGLSAFIVERDRAGFSVDKHEDKMGIRTSDTASLVFDNVRIPAGHLLGKEGEGFKYAMQTLDLARPFVAASAVGLAQRAVDEAVKYAKERICFGKPIAKLQAIQFMLADMEIGVETARQMVVHALRLAEAHLPYSKEAAVAKCYAGDVAFKVAGDAVQVLGGYGYSREYPVEKLLRDAKILQIYEGTNQVQRVVIAGQLLR; translated from the coding sequence ATGGGATACATTCTAAACGACGACCAGAAAAGCCTGGTAGCGATGGCCCGCGATTTCTGCGAGAAGGAGGTCAAGCCCTACGCCGCCCAGTGGGACCGGGAGGGGACCTTCCCCCTTGAGACCTACAGGAAGGCCATGGAGATCGGCTACCACTGCCTGGAGATCCCCGAGGAGTACGGCGGCGGCGGCATCGACTACGTGACCGTGGCGGCCGTTATGGAGGAGTTCGCCAAGTACGACCTGGGCTTTGCCACCACCCTGATGGGAACCACACTGAGCCTGAAGCCCGTGCTGATGCACGGCACCCCCGAGCAGAAGAAGCTGTACGCCGACGTCATCGTAAACGGAGGCCTGGGCGCCTTCGCCCTGACCGAGGCCGGGGCCGGCTCCGACGCGGCCGCCTGCCGCACCACCGCCGTGCGCGAGGGGGACGAGTACGTCATCAACGGCACCAAGTGCTTTATCACCAACTCCACCTACGCCAACATTTTCGTGGTCTTCGCCTCCACCAACCGGGACGCCGGGGTGAAGGGCCTGTCCGCCTTCATCGTGGAGCGCGACCGGGCCGGGTTCTCCGTGGATAAGCACGAGGACAAGATGGGCATCCGCACCTCCGACACCGCCTCCCTCGTCTTTGACAACGTCCGTATCCCCGCCGGCCATCTGCTGGGCAAGGAGGGCGAGGGCTTCAAGTACGCCATGCAGACCCTGGATCTGGCCCGCCCCTTCGTGGCCGCCAGCGCCGTGGGCCTGGCCCAGCGGGCCGTGGACGAGGCGGTCAAGTACGCCAAGGAGCGCATCTGCTTCGGCAAGCCCATCGCCAAGCTCCAGGCCATCCAGTTCATGCTGGCCGACATGGAGATCGGCGTGGAGACCGCCCGCCAGATGGTCGTCCACGCCCTCCGGCTGGCCGAGGCCCACCTCCCCTACAGCAAGGAGGCCGCCGTGGCCAAGTGCTATGCGGGCGACGTGGCCTTCAAGGTGGCCGGAGACGCGGTGCAGGTTCTGGGCGGCTACGGCTACAGCCGGGAGTACCCCGTGGAGAAGCTGCTGCGCGACGCCAAGATCCTCCAGATCTACGAGGGCACCAACCAGGTCCAGCGGGTGGTCATCGCCGGTCAGCTGCTGCGCTGA
- a CDS encoding 4-hydroxybutyrate CoA-transferase: MDWKLQYQEKLRTPEQAVKIVKSGDRIYTGTSSSIAYKLLEALYRRKDELENVVICHGMTGRPLPFFTPEAKGHFSTTTYFAGAGDRIGIKNGQTTFTSFHLSQIELWCRKVARPNVAFLEVSPPDEEGYLSYGAYGTSFHDYVRELADTVVLQVNPNAPYVCGDRSKVHISQADIVVEAADQPDTVPNLPLDDTLKRLSGFIVDLIPDGATIQLGLGGISNAVGFGLREKNDLGIHTEMLTDSMMELARLGVVTNRRKNFMPGKTVTSFALGTRALYDYVDHNPDLYFAPYSFVNNPVTIARNDTMISVNTAMAVDLYGQVAADCLGGRQQSAIGGQLDYVRGAQMSQGGKSFIALTSTHSGKGGAASRIVPAFPTGTAVTTPRSDVQYVVTEYGCVNLKELTMDDRARALISLAHPDFRDELTQGAKKLGLF; the protein is encoded by the coding sequence ATGGATTGGAAATTGCAATACCAGGAAAAGCTGCGCACGCCGGAGCAGGCGGTAAAGATCGTCAAAAGCGGGGACCGCATCTATACGGGCACCTCGTCCAGCATCGCCTACAAGCTGCTCGAGGCGCTGTACCGGCGCAAGGACGAGCTGGAGAACGTGGTCATCTGCCACGGTATGACCGGGCGGCCCCTGCCCTTCTTTACGCCCGAGGCGAAAGGGCATTTTTCCACCACGACCTATTTCGCAGGGGCGGGCGACCGCATCGGGATTAAAAACGGCCAGACCACCTTCACCTCCTTCCACCTGAGCCAGATTGAGCTGTGGTGCCGGAAGGTGGCCCGGCCCAACGTGGCCTTTCTGGAGGTCTCGCCCCCGGATGAAGAGGGCTATCTGAGCTACGGCGCATACGGCACCTCCTTCCACGACTATGTGCGGGAGCTGGCGGACACCGTGGTGCTCCAGGTCAATCCCAACGCCCCCTACGTCTGCGGGGACAGGAGCAAGGTGCACATCTCCCAGGCGGATATTGTGGTGGAGGCGGCGGATCAGCCGGACACCGTGCCCAACCTGCCGCTGGACGACACACTGAAACGGCTCTCCGGCTTCATTGTGGATCTGATTCCGGACGGGGCCACCATTCAGCTGGGCCTGGGGGGCATCTCCAACGCGGTGGGCTTTGGGCTGCGGGAGAAAAACGACCTGGGCATCCACACCGAGATGCTCACCGATTCCATGATGGAGCTGGCCAGGCTGGGCGTGGTCACGAACAGGCGGAAGAACTTTATGCCCGGCAAGACCGTGACCTCCTTCGCCCTGGGGACCCGGGCGCTTTACGACTACGTGGATCACAACCCCGACCTGTATTTCGCGCCCTACTCCTTTGTGAACAATCCCGTCACCATCGCCCGCAACGACACCATGATTAGCGTCAACACCGCCATGGCGGTGGACCTCTACGGCCAGGTGGCGGCCGATTGCCTGGGCGGCAGGCAGCAGAGCGCCATCGGCGGGCAGCTGGACTACGTCCGGGGCGCTCAGATGTCCCAGGGCGGCAAGTCCTTCATCGCGCTGACCAGCACCCACTCCGGCAAGGGCGGCGCCGCCAGCCGCATCGTCCCCGCTTTCCCAACGGGCACGGCGGTGACCACGCCCCGCTCCGACGTGCAGTACGTGGTGACCGAGTACGGCTGCGTCAACCTGAAGGAGCTGACCATGGACGACCGGGCACGGGCGCTGATCTCCCTGGCCCACCCCGATTTCCGGGATGAGCTGACGCAGGGCGCAAAAAAGCTGGGGCTCTTCTAG
- the fabZ gene encoding 3-hydroxyacyl-[acyl-carrier-protein] dehydratase FabZ → MIPAEEIAALLPHRPPMLMVDRVLELDGAGARAVKQISWSEPCFQGHFPGQPIFPGVLVIEALAQTCAIWLSRGGKECLPIFAGIDRARFRRPVQPGDSLELAVRFLSEHKGFYTFQAEASVAGQCACRAELTVCCKEQPTGDWRKDNGTA, encoded by the coding sequence ATGATCCCGGCCGAGGAGATTGCGGCCCTGCTGCCCCACCGCCCGCCCATGCTGATGGTGGACCGGGTGCTGGAGCTGGACGGGGCCGGGGCCAGGGCCGTGAAGCAGATCTCCTGGTCGGAGCCCTGCTTTCAGGGGCATTTCCCCGGGCAGCCCATTTTCCCCGGCGTCCTGGTAATCGAGGCCCTGGCGCAGACCTGCGCCATTTGGCTCAGCCGCGGCGGGAAGGAATGCCTCCCCATCTTCGCGGGGATCGACAGGGCCCGTTTCCGCCGCCCGGTGCAGCCGGGGGATAGTCTGGAACTGGCGGTGCGGTTTCTCTCCGAGCACAAGGGCTTCTACACCTTCCAGGCCGAGGCGTCGGTGGCGGGGCAGTGCGCCTGCCGGGCCGAACTGACGGTCTGCTGTAAAGAACAACCAACGGGAGATTGGAGGAAGGACAATGGCACAGCTTGA
- a CDS encoding sigma-54-dependent Fis family transcriptional regulator, with protein sequence MPNIPSEELCTLGEHIFSRENAAPEQRMLLNILDSIHESILIIDAETRVCYINDSYLKMFGIKREKILGRHLDKFEPLARIHDVLKTGLPLTGDISHIHSARLDVCADIVPLRQDGRIIGALALMKNMTELVQTNRELEHFKKLSEHLQNELASKDDLPPAFRRVLGHSKSFVSVLHTAARAAPSEASICIMGESGVGKEVVAEALHFSSNRAGGPLVKINCAAIPENLLESEMFGYEAGAFTGARTGGKPGRFELAQHGTIFLDEIGELPLTMQVKLLRALQEREITRVGGSRPIKLDFRLITATNRDLSAMMAEGTFREDLYYRINVIGLTIPPLRERREDINVYASLFLDELGRQYGRSYRLSAEALDLLNRYQWPGNVRELKNCMERAAVLAPDDLVGVEQLSAKIRGGAGGSGCVPPPPGRYNLRELLDRTEREAIENALLTCGNNRSKAMELLGISRRNFYQKLEKYHLT encoded by the coding sequence GTGCCTAATATACCGTCGGAGGAGCTCTGCACGCTGGGGGAGCATATCTTTTCCCGCGAAAACGCCGCGCCGGAACAGCGGATGCTTCTGAACATACTGGACAGTATTCACGAGAGCATCCTGATTATCGACGCCGAGACCCGGGTCTGCTACATCAACGACAGCTATCTCAAAATGTTTGGTATTAAGCGGGAGAAGATCCTCGGCCGCCATCTGGACAAATTTGAGCCGCTGGCCCGCATACACGACGTGCTCAAGACGGGGCTGCCGCTGACCGGGGACATCTCCCATATCCATTCGGCGCGGCTGGATGTGTGCGCGGACATCGTCCCGCTGCGCCAGGACGGCCGGATCATCGGCGCGCTGGCGCTGATGAAGAACATGACCGAGCTGGTGCAGACCAACCGGGAGCTGGAGCACTTTAAAAAGCTCAGCGAGCACCTCCAGAACGAGCTGGCCAGCAAGGACGATCTGCCCCCCGCGTTCCGCAGGGTGCTCGGGCACAGCAAATCCTTTGTGTCCGTGCTCCACACCGCCGCCCGGGCCGCCCCCAGCGAGGCCAGCATCTGCATCATGGGGGAGAGCGGCGTGGGCAAGGAGGTGGTTGCAGAGGCGCTGCACTTCAGCAGCAACCGCGCCGGCGGTCCGCTGGTCAAAATCAACTGCGCCGCCATTCCGGAAAACCTGCTGGAGAGCGAGATGTTCGGCTATGAGGCCGGCGCGTTCACCGGGGCCCGGACCGGAGGCAAGCCGGGCAGATTCGAGCTGGCCCAGCACGGCACCATCTTCCTGGACGAGATTGGGGAGCTGCCGCTGACCATGCAGGTTAAGCTCTTGCGCGCGCTCCAGGAGCGGGAGATTACGCGGGTGGGCGGCTCCAGGCCCATCAAGCTGGATTTCCGCCTCATCACCGCCACCAACCGGGATCTATCCGCCATGATGGCGGAGGGGACCTTTCGGGAGGATCTGTACTACCGGATCAACGTCATCGGCCTGACCATCCCGCCCCTGCGGGAGCGGCGGGAGGACATAAACGTATACGCCAGCCTGTTCCTGGACGAGCTGGGCCGCCAGTACGGCAGGAGCTACCGCCTGTCCGCCGAGGCGCTGGATCTGCTCAACCGCTACCAATGGCCGGGCAACGTGCGGGAACTGAAAAACTGCATGGAGCGCGCCGCCGTGCTGGCCCCGGACGACCTGGTGGGTGTGGAGCAGCTGAGCGCCAAGATCAGGGGCGGCGCAGGCGGCAGCGGCTGCGTTCCGCCCCCGCCGGGGCGTTACAATCTGCGGGAGCTGTTGGATCGTACCGAGCGGGAGGCCATTGAAAACGCCCTGCTCACATGCGGAAACAACCGCAGCAAGGCCATGGAGCTTCTGGGCATTTCCCGCCGCAATTTTTATCAGAAACTGGAAAAATACCATCTGACCTAA
- a CDS encoding 4-hydroxybutyryl-CoA dehydratase, whose product MSEIATVHKPLETAQDYVQSLRDMKTEIWAMGEKITNIPDHPLFVPHVNAVAKTYEMPFPVKSHLTGHNINRFNHIHQSTDDLVAKVKMLRALNQQTGCCIQRCAGMDALNATYIVTYEIDQKYGTDYHERFKRFLTYLQDYNLVTIGGMTDVKGDRSKKANQQRDPDLFVHVVEERKDGIVVRGAKAHLTGVSGAHELMVFPTENMKEDAKDYAVVFSCPVNTPGITYIFGRQTNDSRKLDTMHPIDQGNFKYACVGGECIAVFDDVFIPWGDVYMYKEYEFAGMFVEAFATAHRQNYGACKGGIGDVLLGATYGICKVNGVERVGHVRDKMADMINLIETLYAGSIACSYEGRPTPSGAWRADTMLANITKHNTTKFVYEIDRIAHDLVGGLLATLPAEADLRSPEIGPLIERYLAGNETMSTEDKIRLYRLVETLSGGTAVVESMHGAGSPQSQRIMMLRDAKLEEKLKLAQKLVDCAGACECCSGCGK is encoded by the coding sequence ATGTCAGAAATAGCAACCGTTCACAAGCCGCTGGAAACGGCGCAGGATTATGTGCAGAGCCTGCGGGACATGAAGACCGAGATCTGGGCCATGGGCGAGAAGATCACCAATATCCCCGACCACCCCCTCTTTGTACCCCATGTCAACGCCGTGGCCAAGACCTACGAGATGCCCTTCCCGGTGAAGTCCCACCTGACCGGCCACAACATCAACCGCTTCAACCATATCCACCAGTCCACGGACGATCTGGTGGCCAAGGTGAAGATGCTGCGCGCCCTCAACCAGCAGACCGGCTGCTGCATCCAGCGCTGCGCCGGTATGGACGCCCTGAACGCCACCTACATCGTCACCTACGAGATCGACCAGAAGTACGGCACCGACTACCACGAGCGGTTCAAGCGGTTTTTGACCTACCTCCAGGATTACAACCTGGTGACCATCGGCGGCATGACCGACGTGAAGGGGGACCGCAGCAAGAAGGCCAACCAGCAGCGGGATCCCGACCTGTTTGTCCACGTGGTGGAGGAGCGGAAGGACGGCATCGTGGTACGCGGGGCCAAGGCCCACCTGACCGGCGTGTCCGGGGCCCACGAGCTGATGGTCTTTCCCACCGAAAATATGAAGGAGGACGCCAAGGACTACGCCGTGGTCTTCTCCTGCCCGGTCAACACGCCCGGAATCACCTATATCTTCGGCCGCCAGACCAACGACAGCCGCAAGCTGGATACCATGCACCCCATCGACCAGGGAAACTTCAAGTACGCCTGTGTGGGCGGCGAGTGCATCGCCGTGTTTGACGACGTGTTCATCCCCTGGGGGGACGTGTACATGTACAAGGAGTACGAGTTCGCCGGCATGTTCGTGGAGGCCTTCGCCACCGCCCACCGCCAGAACTACGGGGCCTGCAAGGGCGGCATCGGCGACGTGCTCCTGGGCGCAACCTATGGCATCTGTAAGGTCAACGGCGTCGAGCGGGTGGGCCACGTCCGGGACAAGATGGCCGACATGATCAACCTGATCGAGACGCTGTACGCCGGGTCCATCGCCTGCTCCTACGAGGGCCGCCCCACCCCCTCCGGCGCCTGGCGGGCGGACACCATGCTGGCCAATATCACGAAGCACAATACCACCAAGTTCGTCTATGAAATCGACCGCATCGCCCACGACCTGGTGGGCGGCCTGCTGGCCACCCTGCCCGCCGAGGCCGACCTGCGCAGCCCGGAGATCGGGCCGCTCATCGAGCGCTACCTGGCCGGCAACGAGACCATGAGCACCGAGGACAAAATCCGCCTGTACCGCCTGGTGGAGACCCTCAGCGGCGGCACCGCGGTGGTGGAGTCCATGCACGGCGCGGGCTCGCCCCAGTCACAGCGCATCATGATGCTCCGGGACGCCAAGCTGGAGGAGAAGCTGAAGCTGGCGCAGAAACTGGTGGACTGTGCGGGTGCGTGCGAGTGCTGCTCCGGCTGCGGAAAGTAA
- the fabG_2 gene encoding beta-ketoacyl-ACP reductase, with protein MGFLTGKTAVVTGASRGIGRGIACALARAGADLVVHATREEHLMEICAQAEGYGVRCVAAAGDAARSETAQLLVQTAVERLGRLDIAVSCAGINRDGMLHKLSDEAWERVLAVNLSGAFYLTRAAAQILRRQRSGRIINIGSVARRGNLGQANYAASKAGVTALTQTAALELGPFGVTCNAVCPGFIDTDMTLAVPAAARERILGRIPAGRSGRPGEVGDTVAFLASDQAAYVNGQIIDVSGGLIL; from the coding sequence ATGGGTTTTTTGACGGGAAAGACCGCGGTTGTCACGGGGGCCAGCAGGGGGATCGGGCGGGGGATCGCCTGCGCGCTGGCGCGGGCGGGCGCCGATCTGGTGGTCCACGCCACCCGGGAGGAGCATTTAATGGAGATCTGCGCGCAGGCGGAGGGGTACGGCGTCCGCTGCGTGGCGGCGGCGGGGGACGCCGCCCGATCCGAAACCGCCCAATTGCTGGTACAGACCGCGGTGGAGCGCCTGGGGCGGCTGGATATTGCCGTGAGCTGCGCCGGGATAAACCGGGACGGTATGCTGCACAAGCTCAGCGACGAGGCCTGGGAGCGGGTGCTGGCCGTCAATCTGAGCGGGGCCTTTTACCTGACCCGGGCCGCCGCCCAAATCCTGCGGCGGCAGCGCTCCGGCCGCATCATCAATATCGGCTCGGTGGCCCGCCGCGGCAATCTGGGACAGGCCAATTACGCCGCGTCCAAAGCAGGCGTGACCGCCCTCACCCAGACCGCCGCGCTGGAGCTGGGCCCCTTCGGCGTGACCTGCAACGCCGTCTGCCCCGGCTTTATCGACACCGACATGACCCTGGCCGTGCCCGCCGCCGCCCGGGAACGCATACTGGGGCGCATCCCCGCCGGCCGCAGCGGGCGGCCCGGGGAGGTGGGGGATACGGTGGCCTTCCTCGCCTCCGACCAAGCCGCCTACGTCAACGGCCAAATTATCGACGTGAGCGGGGGCCTGATTCTCTGA